In Larimichthys crocea isolate SSNF chromosome VII, L_crocea_2.0, whole genome shotgun sequence, the genomic stretch tcctcttctgtggaccaaactaccattctgggttcaggaggcagacacagtcaacacctttaagagtagacttaagacttaactttttgatagagcttgtAGTTGTAGCTGGCTCAGGccatcccttagttatgttGCCATAGGATTAAACTGCCAAGGgactctccctccttcccctctatGTTAATGGAAGCTCATTAACATATAGATTAAATGGTACGGGGCCTAACACTGATCCTTGATGCACACCCATTATGTATTTTACTAAAATGTTAAAggtacttcttttcttttttatttgcgtAATGATGTGAGCAGAAATGAAGCATCATCAGTGTCATGATGACATCTCATGCGTCCTGTGACAAAGTTCAGACCGGAGCCattttttcacacatgtagcagGCAACGAAGATTCTCCGTGTcaaacagacaggacacagagaaacagacgggacacagagaaacagacaggacacaggttAGTgcaggggtgggcaaactttttgacttgcgggccacattgggttctaaaatttgacagaggGGCTGGGCCAGGATTGATGGTGCTTTGAATGTTAAACACAATCTTTCTGTATGTTAAtaatgtcttttaaaaacacatttcaacatctttgtgtgtttttaaacacatttgaatatattcaaacatatttttgttaaaaaaagctTCACTTTTCAACTTTACACAATTTatcttttcagctgattttgaAACATGTTCATCATCAGACGTTTGCAGGCCGAGTCTGGCCCCGTcactgccagactaataatgaacatgtcttcaccagtgtggcagaagaaagaagactttgagttttaatacgacacgatatttgaaacaagcggtattaaagaatatgaagcagcaggtagcagctagcggtgctactaaggctaaaacaacacagagtgtggatgattgacatctgtcacctgtcgaccaatcaagagtcaggagaatcgattagtaccgcccacgttcacctttgacccaccaatgacgatccagaatgaagtaaacccaaaggtggtatatcgcagcaagaggtcacacttcactgtcaaagcctctttgtctttatgtaacaaccaggagcttcatgactgattcaaactaaagcagagacagagcaggagacactagcagcgtttcttcgcgctgaaatagaacttttgaaacgaaacagcaaagataagacatactgtgtcattttgtgggttttgttgctactctttgggggatAGCTcaccgagttttcatcgcacagtgatgagacacatatctttgtaagatatatttttattttttggatgtggataagttcggcgggccgcattgaaaagcctaacgggCCGCAGTTTGCCCATGTCTGCCCTAAACTAATGCATATGGACATTAACATACATTACCTTACCTGTTTATGTGCTGATGCAACATCCCCACcggtgaggtcatgtgacctatgaTGTCACAGGTCACGTGAAGTTCTCTGGCTCCGTTCTCTGGTGAGGTCATGTGGcttatgacatcatcagtgacatcatctgtGACATCTAAAAAGTTTATAAATAGGAACCAGTTTACTGATAGTGCGCACTTCGCCGGCTGCCGGCGGCAGCCCGGGTGCGGACCCGCCAGGGAGGGAGGTCGCTGCTTCCCCCGGCGGGGGGACGCACTTCGCCGGCTGCCGGCGGCAGCCCGGGTGCGGACCCGCCAGGGAGGGAGGCCGCTGCCTCCCCCGGCGGGGGGACGCACTTCGCCGGCTGCCGGCGGCAGCCCGGGTGCGGACCCGCCAGGGAGGGAGGCCGCTGCCTCCCCCGGCGGGGGGACGCACTTCGCCGGCTGCCGGCGGCAGCCCGGGTGCGGACCCGCCAGGGAGGGAGGCCGCTGCCTCCCCCGGCGGGGGGACGCACTTCGCCGGCTGTAACCGGCCACCGGCGGCCGGTGGCAGCCCGCTGCTTCGggggtatgtatgtatgtatgctaATGTCCATATGCATTTGTGTAGGGCCATACACTAACCTGtgttctgtctttctctctgctctctgtatATGTTAATGAGCTTCCACAGAAAGGGCAAATGTATGTCGACGACACTGTTGTATACAAACATGCTAAACCATGATTTCATTTCCAATGAAGATGTAGGTGGACTGTCGTTACAGCCTCATTTCACCTCACAAATGTAACGTTAAATCACATAAAATCTTCTTTAGCTTTAACAACTCTGGAGAAAAAGATTCATTTCACAATTACAGATCTATttactagaaaatttctaaagaaattttgagtgtgacTCACTCTGGCACGTCgcccccatgcattattactgacactgctcagcaaattcagtactagaaaattcctgcagaaattttgagactgagaGTGGGCTGTTGagcattagcatggtaacattagtatattaacattagcatgtatttaattcttagtgcctaatgctaattaacatgttaacattagtatgtgagcattggcatgttaacattaatatgttagcgctgatgtgctgacgcgctagcaattaccattagcatgttagcattaacatgttaacattagcatgttagcattagcatgttacattagcattttagtgCTGATGCGTTGAcgcgttagcaattaacattagcatgttggcattaacatgttaccattaTCATGCATTTAAtttctagtggctaatgttaagtagcagtaattttagcattggtcgctaatgttagcaaatagcatgtctttactctgctgtctctgtctgccattttagacagacaagttcaaattaagtgccaagaactactaaaatggccgctgctcggcttctgcctgctggcccctcccccctctcctccttcaagcaggctgaggttgccaagcaaccaggaccaactctaATCagctgcacctgttagaatgtcagtaggaaatcctgacagagatagagagaaaatgctgagaccttc encodes the following:
- the LOC113746173 gene encoding uncharacterized protein LOC113746173 codes for the protein MALHKCIWTLAYIHTYPRSSGLPPAAGGRLQPAKCVPPPGEAAASLPGGSAPGLPPAAGEVRPPAGGGSGLPPWRVRTRAAAGSRRSASPRRGKQRPPSLAGPHPGCRRQPAKCALSVNWFLFINFLDVTDDVTDDVISHMTSPENGARELHVTCDIIGHMTSPVGMLHQHINRIP